The sequence GGCGAAGATCCTCCGGCAGCTCGTCCGCACCGGACTGCTCCGTTCGGCGCGCGGCGTCCACGGCGGGTTCGGCCTCGCGCGCGGCGCCGGCGACATCAGCCTCCTGGACGTCGTCGAGGCGATCGAGGGCCCGATCCAGCTTACGGACTGCTCCCCCGATCCCGAGCGGTGCACCCTCTCGCACGACTGCCCCGCGAGCGGCGTCTGGCTCGAGGTCCAGCAGCGGATGACCGGTCTCCTCCGGGAGACGAGCCTCGAGGCGCTCCTGTCGGCGCCCCGGCGCAACCGGCGGGTGATGTACCGGATCAGTGGCTAATCCGGACGTCCCGACGTAATCTCCCCTGCGTCGCGCCGCATTGCGGTCGCCAGGAGGCTCCATGAAGCAACTGATCTCGATCGCCTGTCTCGTCGCCCTCGCCCTCTTCGTTGCCGCGCCCGCGCGTGCCGGCGAGCCGGCCGGACAGACGACCTTGAAGGGCTGGGTCGTCGACGACGACTGCGGCGCGAAGAACGCGAACGCCGCCGGCGCCGACTGCATCAAGATGTGCCAGAAGAACGGCGCCAAGCTCGTGCTCTACGTGGACGGCAAGACCTACGGCCTCTCCGACCAGAAGCTCGCGCTGGCCAACGTCGGCCACGAGGTTGCGGTCACCGGCACCGTCGACAAGAACGGCAACGTCACGGTCGCCAAGATGGAAACGGCGAAGAAGACGTCCTGAAGGTTCACAGTCGACAGTTGACAGTTGACAGTTCCGGAACTGTGAACTGTTGACTGTTAACTGTCGACTTCCCGGCCACTGCCGCCCCGTTGCTATACTGAGCCACTTTCCGGGGCGCTCTTCCTGATGAAGTCCCTGCGAATCCGCAACTTCTCGATCATCGCGCACATCGATCACGGGAAGACGACGCTCTCCGACCGTCTGCTCCAGCGGACGGGAGCCGTCGCCGAGCGCGACATGACCGCGCAGATGCTCGACGCGATGGACCTCGAGCGCGAGCGCGGCATCACGATCAAGGCCCACGCCGTCACCCTGGGCTATCGCGCGAAGGACGGCCAGGACTACATCCTCAACCTCATCGACACACCCGGGCACGTCGACTTCAACTACGAGGTCAGCCGCTCGCTGGCCGCGTGCGAGGGGGCGCTGCTCGTCGTCGACGCGAGCCAGGGAGTCGAGGCGCAGACGCTCGCGAACACCTACCTCGCGGTCGACGGCGCGCTCGAGGTCATCCCGGTCCTCAACAAGATCGACCTCCCCGGCGCCGAGCCGGAGCGCGTGCGCGAGCAGATCGAGAACATCATCGGCATCGACACGGCGCACACGATCGCCGCGTCGGCGAAGGAAGGGATCGGGATCGACGAGATCCTCGAGGCGATCTGCACCCTCGTCCCGAGCCCGAAGGGGTCGTACGAGGCGCCGCCCAAGGCGCTCATCTTCGACTCCTGGTACGACCCGTACCGCGGGGTCGTGATGCTCGTGCGCGTCGTCGACGGCACGCTCGAGAAGCGGATGAAGATCCGCCTCATGATCACCGGCGGCTCGTACGAGATCGAAGAGATGGGAGTGTTCTCGCCGAAGGCGACGGTCCGCGACACGCTGTCGGTCGGCGAGGTCGGCTTCGTCATCGCGAACATCAAGAAGATCAGCGACTGCCAGATCGGCGACACGATCACCGACGAGAAGAACCCGACGACGGACCCGTTCCCCGGCTTCCGGGAAGTCAAGCCGATGGTCTTCGCCGGGCTCTACCCGACCGACTCGGCGCAATACGAGGATCTCCGGGATGCGATGGAGAAGCTCCGACTGAACGATTCGTCGTTCAGCTACGAGCCCGAGTCGTCGGGGGCGCTCGGCTTCGGGTTCCGCTGCGGGTTCCTCGGCCTCCTCCACATGGAGATCGTGCAGGAGCGCCTCGAGCGCGAGTTCAACCTCGACCTCATCACGACGGCGCCCGGCGTGTCGTACCGTGTGACGACGACCAAGGGCGAGGTCCTCGAGGTGCACAACCCGAGCAAGCTGCCGCCGCAGGCGAACATCGAGATCATCGAGGAGCCGATCATCACCGCGATGATCATCAGCCCGCCCGAGTACCTCGGGAACATCATGAAGCTCTGCGACGAGCGGCGCGGGATCCAGAAGAAGCTGAGCTACCTCTCGAAGACGCGCGTGCTGCTCGAGTACGACATGCCGCTCAACGAGGTCGTCCTCGACTTCTTCGACAAGCTCAAGTCGGGGTCGCGCGGCTACGCCTCGCTCGACTACCACCTCGCGGGATACCGCGCCGATAAGCTCGTCAAGATGGACCTGCTCGTCAACGCCGAGCCGGTCGACGCCCTCTCCGTGATCTGCCACCGCGACAAGTCGGAGATCAAGGGCCGGGCGCTCGCGGCCAAGATGAAGGAGCTGATCCCGAGGCAGCTCTTCGAGGTCGTCATCCAGGCGGCGATCGGCGGCAAGATCCTCTGCCGCGAGGTCGTGAAATCGATGGGCAAGAACGTCCTCGCGAAGTGCTACGGCGGCGACATCTCCCGTAAGCGCAAGCTCCTCGAGAAGCAGAAGGAAGGCAAGAAACGGATGAAGCGCGTCGGGCGGGTCGACATCCCCCAGGACGCCTTTCTGGCCATCCTCAAAGTCGACTGATTCGCGCGCCCGGCCGTTTGGGCGTAATCTCCCGCGACGTGGCCGATGCAGCCCCCAGGCCCCTTGTGGCGGCGATTCTCGCCGTGCTCCTCCTCGCGGGGGTCGCGATCGCGGGGTATCTCGCCGTCCATCACGAGAACCACGTCTACGGCGACGCGACCCTCAGCCTCGCGAACTGCCCCGAGACCGAGACGATCAACTGCGACGTCGTCAACTCGAGCGGCTTCTCGGAGGTCCTGGGCGTGCCGATCGCGGCGTTCGCGATACCGACGTACCTGCTCCTCCTCGGCATGCTCGCCGTCTGCCGCCGCAATCCCGCCGTCCTCGCCCACGTGTTCACGATCGGCTTGCTCTGCGTCGCCTACTCGGCGTTCCTCTTCGTCGTCTCGAAGACGGTCGTCGGGTACCTTTGCCTGTGGTGCATGAGGCTCTACGCCGTGAACCTCTCCATCCCGATCCTCTCGGCTTTCGCCGCGCGCCGCTCGCCCCAGTCGCTCGTCGCGGCGACGTTCCACGATCTCCGCCGGTTCCGGCCCGCCGTCGTTCGCGCGGGTGCGGCGTTCGTCGTGCTCCTCGGGATCACCGTCGCCGGCGATCGCGCCCTTCGCGCGCACGTCAAGGCGCAGGCGGCGGCGGAGCGCCATCGGATCGAGCAGGAGGGCGGCCCGACGGTGCCGGCGGTGCCCGAGACGCCCTCGGGTCCGTCATCCGGCCTCTCCCTCGTTCCTCCGGCCTACGCCGACGAGAAGCCTGCGCCCCCCGCGCCGTACAAGCTCGCCGGTCCTCTCCGGAAGCTCGACGGCGGGAAGGCCGCCCCGTTCGACCTCCAGGGACGCCTCGGCAAGGGGAAGCCGGTCGCGCTCATCTTCTGGGCGCCGAACTTCGCCTGGTCCGAGCGATCCCTCGTGTCGATGGCGCAGGCGCTCGCGAAGGATTATCCGGCGTTCGAGGTGTACGCAGTCGCGGGGAAGCGCGACGACCAGAAAGACGAGGATCTCGTCGAGCGGTTCGCGATGCTCGAGGTTCCCGCGTCGCTTCCGCTCCTCGCCGACGACGGGTTCGCGGTGAGCAAGGCCCTCGCCGTCGAGGACGTGCCGAACGTCGCCGTGTTCTCCGCGATGGGGCAGCTCGTCGTCGCGAAGATCAAGAGCCCCGATCAGCTCCTCATCACGGGGGGCGGGAACAAGCCGGCGAGCGACGTCCTGCAGCAGGTGGCGAAGGGGGCCGAGGTCCCGCAGATCCAGCGCATGTTCCCGTATTACCCGGGCTCGGAGCTCGTCGGGCACTGCGCACCGCCGTTCCGCGGCAAGACCTTCGGCACCGGCGCACCTTACGCGTTCACCGGAAAGGGGAACGGGCGCCCGACGCTCGTCATGTTCTGGTCGTCGACCTGCAAGCACTGCCAGGTCGACGTGCCGCAGCTCGTCAAGTGGGTCAAGGCGCACCCGAACGCCGCGGACATCGTCGGCGTCACGATCATCAAGAAGGACCAGGCCGGGCAGCCCTCGCACCGTGCGATCACGGAGCAGTACATCAAGGCGCAGGGAATCTCGTGGACGGTCGTCGAGGACCCCGACGGCGTCGTCACCCGAACGTACCGGAGCATCTCGACACCGACGACGTTCTTCGTCTCGCCGTCGGGCACCGTGACCGACGTCTGGTACTACGCGCACGAAGAGGGCTTCGACGCGGCGATGGACCGCTCGCTCGCGACGGCGAAGGCCGGGGCGGCGACGGCATGCAGCGCCCCGGCCGAGCCGGACCGCCCGGCGCTGTCGATGAGCGTGATGTCGTCCGACGGCAAGCGCATCGAGCTCGCGAAGGCGGTGGGCGGCCCTACGCTCGTCCACTTCTGGGCGACGTGGTGCAAGCCGTGCGTCGCCGAGCTGCCGTCGCTCGTGAAGTTCCGCGACACGATCGAGAAGGCGGGCACCGGCAAGGTCGTCCTCGTCTCGGTCGAAGGCGAGGAAGACGGGAAGCGCATCACGGATTTCCAGAAGACGCTCGGCGTCGATCTCCACTCCTATCGCGCACCGCAGGGCGGCGTGGCCGGCAAGATCGATCCGGCGTTCCGCGTCCCGCGGACCTACGTCGTCGACGGGAAGGGCGGCGTGCTCGAGGAGCGGCAGGGGGCGCAGGACTGGGCGGACCCGGCGTTCGCGGAGGGGATCAAGGCCTGGCTCGACGCCGCGCGCTAGACTCCTCGCTCGTGATCGAGCGACGGCCGCTGCCCTACGACACCCTCGAGCTGACCCACCGCGCGATCGACGGGCGTCGCGTGCGGCTGGGCTACGCGCTGGTCGCACCGGCCCTAGCGCGGGTCGATCTCGAGGAGACGCTCGAGATTCCGCCGTCGCTCGGACCGCTGCGGGACGGCGCGTGGGCGCCTCGCCTCCTCGCCGCGCTCCATCTCGCCGCGGGCACGTCGTACTGGAAGACCTGCCTCCCGCCGCGCATCGTCGTCCCGGGCGATCCGCTGTCCGAAGACGACGCCGCGTTCTGGAACCGCGTCTACACGGCCGGACTCGCGGAATTCTTCTACCGGAACGGCATCGATCCGACCGGCCTCGCTCCTTTTTCCGGGGAGCGAAAGACGGCGGCTCCTTCCACCGCGGAACCATCCGGCGAAACGCTCCTCCTCTGGGGCGGCGGGAAGGACTCCGTCGTCTCGCACGAGGCGCTCCGTGAAGGCGGCATCGACCACGATCTCCTCACGATCGGACGCGCGTGGGAGCCCACGGCCCGGTCGGGGGTGGTCGCCGGGACGACGCACCACGTGGCCAAGCGGACGCTCGACCCGAAGCTCTTCGAGCTGAACGCCTCCGGCGCGTGGAACGGGCACGTGCCGGTCAGCGCCTATCTCGCGTTCGCGGGGCTCCTCCTCGCCGCGCTCGGCGGCCGCCAGGCCGTCATCGCCTCGAACGAGGCGAGCGCCTCCTCCGGCAATACGATCTGGAACGGGCTCGACGTCAACCATCAGTGGAGCAAGTCGCTCGAGTTCGAGCGCGCGGCACGCGCGTGGCTTTCGCGCCACACGGGCGGTACCCTCGATTACGTCAGCCTGTTGCGGCCGCTTTCGGAGCTTCGAATCACGAAGGCGTTCACCACGCATCCTGCGTACTTCGAGGCGGTCAGCTCGTGCAACCGCAACTTCCGGCAGACCGCGGACGCGCCCGCGCGGTGGTGCCTCGCGTGCGCGAAGTGCGTCTTCGTCGCGCTCATGGCGCGGCCTTTCCTCTCCGAGACGGACTACCACCGCCTCTTCGGCGGCGACCCGCTCGCAGATCCCGAGAACGTGTCCTACGTCGAGGAGCTGCTCGGCCTGCGCGGCATGAAGCCGTTCGAGTGCGTCGGTACCCCCGACGAGAGCGCAGTCGCGCTCAAGCTCGCGAAGGAGGCGGGACGGCCGTTGCCGCACGGCGTCATGACGGCGCTCCACGAAGAGCTGACCCTTCGCGACATCGACTGGGCCGGCGCGACGTCTCGCGCCCTCGCCCGCGGCGACGATCACGCGCTCTCCCCTGCGCTCCTCGCGGCACTCGATGGCTATCTCGCTCGGCACTGAGACGCGCGCCGGGGTCTTCGGCTACGGAGCCGAAGGACGCGCGAGCGTGGCCTGGCTCCTGAGGCGGCGTTGCCTCGCCGTCCGCGTCATCGCGGCCGCGCGCCCCGCCGATCTGCCCGACGGCGTCCCGTGGATCGACGAGCGCGATTCCGCCGCTCTCGACGGCCTCGATCTCGTCCTCAAGTCCCCGGGGATCAAGCCGTCGCACCCGCTCCTCCTCGCGGCGGCGTCGCGCGGCTTACCCGTGACGAGCGCGACCGCGATCTTCGTCGCGCTTGCCCGGCGCGAGCGGCTCGCCGTCGTCGGCGTGACCGGCAGCAAGGGAAAGTCGACGACGGCGTCGTTGATCCACCGCACGCTCGAAGCGGCCGGCGTCCCGTCCGTTCTCGTCGGGAACATCGGGCGTCCGGCGCTCGACGTGCTGGAAGACGCCGTGAGCGTGCGGCCGGTCGTCGTCTACGAGATGTCGAGCTACCAGACGCACGATCTCACGCTGGGCCCTTCGGTCGCGGTGATCACGCGCCTCTTCCCCGAGCACCTCGATTGGCACGGCGATGCCGGAGCCTATTACGCGTCCAAGCTGCGCATCGCCGCGACGCAGCGACCCGACGACGTCACCGTGTGGAACGCGGGCGACCTCGAGCTGGCGCGCCGTTTCCCGTTCGGTCCCGCCCGCCACGTCGCCTACGGCGGCAGCTCGGGGTTCCGGTTCGAAGGCGGCGCCTTCCGCCGCGGCGACGAGGTCCTCTTCAGCGACGTCCGGATGCTCCTGCGCGGGCCTCACAACCGCGCCAACGCGTGCGCCGCGCTCGCCGCCGCGTCGCTCTTCGGCGCGAGCCCCGCTCACCTCGAGGAGGTGCTCGCGGACTTCCGGGGACTCCCCCACCGTCTCGAGGACCTCGGCCTCCACGGCGGCATCCGCTGGATCAACGACTCGATCTCGACCGCGCCGGAAGCCGCGGTCGCGGCGCTCGAGGCGTTCGGCGGCGAGGTCGCGACCTACATCGGCGGCGGCACCGACCGCGGCTTCGACTTCGCGCCGCTCGCGGAGGCGCTCCTGGCGCGCGCGATCCCCAATGTCGTGCTGGTTCCGGAG is a genomic window of Candidatus Polarisedimenticolaceae bacterium containing:
- a CDS encoding Rrf2 family transcriptional regulator; amino-acid sequence: MALRLTRAGDYAVRAMIHIGSLPDGGVALKDEIALAEGIPPSFMAKILRQLVRTGLLRSARGVHGGFGLARGAGDISLLDVVEAIEGPIQLTDCSPDPERCTLSHDCPASGVWLEVQQRMTGLLRETSLEALLSAPRRNRRVMYRISG
- the lepA gene encoding translation elongation factor 4 — its product is MKSLRIRNFSIIAHIDHGKTTLSDRLLQRTGAVAERDMTAQMLDAMDLERERGITIKAHAVTLGYRAKDGQDYILNLIDTPGHVDFNYEVSRSLAACEGALLVVDASQGVEAQTLANTYLAVDGALEVIPVLNKIDLPGAEPERVREQIENIIGIDTAHTIAASAKEGIGIDEILEAICTLVPSPKGSYEAPPKALIFDSWYDPYRGVVMLVRVVDGTLEKRMKIRLMITGGSYEIEEMGVFSPKATVRDTLSVGEVGFVIANIKKISDCQIGDTITDEKNPTTDPFPGFREVKPMVFAGLYPTDSAQYEDLRDAMEKLRLNDSSFSYEPESSGALGFGFRCGFLGLLHMEIVQERLEREFNLDLITTAPGVSYRVTTTKGEVLEVHNPSKLPPQANIEIIEEPIITAMIISPPEYLGNIMKLCDERRGIQKKLSYLSKTRVLLEYDMPLNEVVLDFFDKLKSGSRGYASLDYHLAGYRADKLVKMDLLVNAEPVDALSVICHRDKSEIKGRALAAKMKELIPRQLFEVVIQAAIGGKILCREVVKSMGKNVLAKCYGGDISRKRKLLEKQKEGKKRMKRVGRVDIPQDAFLAILKVD
- a CDS encoding redoxin domain-containing protein, with protein sequence MADAAPRPLVAAILAVLLLAGVAIAGYLAVHHENHVYGDATLSLANCPETETINCDVVNSSGFSEVLGVPIAAFAIPTYLLLLGMLAVCRRNPAVLAHVFTIGLLCVAYSAFLFVVSKTVVGYLCLWCMRLYAVNLSIPILSAFAARRSPQSLVAATFHDLRRFRPAVVRAGAAFVVLLGITVAGDRALRAHVKAQAAAERHRIEQEGGPTVPAVPETPSGPSSGLSLVPPAYADEKPAPPAPYKLAGPLRKLDGGKAAPFDLQGRLGKGKPVALIFWAPNFAWSERSLVSMAQALAKDYPAFEVYAVAGKRDDQKDEDLVERFAMLEVPASLPLLADDGFAVSKALAVEDVPNVAVFSAMGQLVVAKIKSPDQLLITGGGNKPASDVLQQVAKGAEVPQIQRMFPYYPGSELVGHCAPPFRGKTFGTGAPYAFTGKGNGRPTLVMFWSSTCKHCQVDVPQLVKWVKAHPNAADIVGVTIIKKDQAGQPSHRAITEQYIKAQGISWTVVEDPDGVVTRTYRSISTPTTFFVSPSGTVTDVWYYAHEEGFDAAMDRSLATAKAGAATACSAPAEPDRPALSMSVMSSDGKRIELAKAVGGPTLVHFWATWCKPCVAELPSLVKFRDTIEKAGTGKVVLVSVEGEEDGKRITDFQKTLGVDLHSYRAPQGGVAGKIDPAFRVPRTYVVDGKGGVLEERQGAQDWADPAFAEGIKAWLDAAR
- the murD gene encoding UDP-N-acetylmuramoyl-L-alanine--D-glutamate ligase, with the protein product MAISLGTETRAGVFGYGAEGRASVAWLLRRRCLAVRVIAAARPADLPDGVPWIDERDSAALDGLDLVLKSPGIKPSHPLLLAAASRGLPVTSATAIFVALARRERLAVVGVTGSKGKSTTASLIHRTLEAAGVPSVLVGNIGRPALDVLEDAVSVRPVVVYEMSSYQTHDLTLGPSVAVITRLFPEHLDWHGDAGAYYASKLRIAATQRPDDVTVWNAGDLELARRFPFGPARHVAYGGSSGFRFEGGAFRRGDEVLFSDVRMLLRGPHNRANACAALAAASLFGASPAHLEEVLADFRGLPHRLEDLGLHGGIRWINDSISTAPEAAVAALEAFGGEVATYIGGGTDRGFDFAPLAEALLARAIPNVVLVPETGSRIKEAVLARDPSAASRLHAARDLADAVALARRLTPQGRTVLFSPASPSYGPFANFEERGDRLRAYVQEAS